Within the Anguilla anguilla isolate fAngAng1 chromosome 19, fAngAng1.pri, whole genome shotgun sequence genome, the region GATACCCGAGTCAAGTTCAAGTGGATAAGGAcgttaacaaaaaataaaaaaatacagtatgcaTTACTTACAAAATGCAAGGGCGGCACAAAGGAGACCGATGATCCACACTTGCCTCATACTCGGAAGATTAAGGACTTAGTGCTGATTATGGAGCAGTAATTCTGATAAATGCGTCTTCCTATATCATTAGCCCCGCGAAAGTACTCAAACTCTATGCTATTTCTCTGATCGTGGCCCTTTATTAAAACCCCAGAATGAAAGACGTGGAAAAAAGCTTCTGGCCAATCGCCGCAGCCCACGCACAACACGCAGCCAATCACGGAACGATTTGTGGCCCCAGTCTTCCAATCGAAGCCTTCCATGTCCGACTTTATACGTCGAAATCGTGGCTAGATTCTATTGGCTGCACATTTTAACagtgaatgaaaaatattattgaaaaaaatgttagtgaATAAACATATCATCGTGTATCCATAAAGCGGACACATAACACATACCGACACGAATATAAAAGATTCACCCGCAAAAAAGTAAACGGAAAACAATGAACCCCATGCCATGCCATGCCATACGGTTCTAACGTACACAAAAGCATACATCCGGGTAACGTAAGGTGCAGGACGTTTACCTTGACGACGTCGTTGCTATGGTCCGGCAGCAGTGCCGGTCTGTTCGCTTATGACAGGTACTGCATTTTTATGGTTAAGTTTAACATATCCATTTGCTGCAAACACTTGATCACGGTTGCCTCAGCTTGCTAGCTCTGCATTGCAATAACTAAATTGGTAGCAGCAAATTCTTTTTTCCTGAACCTTGCAATGGTTTTGAAACCAAGCTAACATTTGGCTtgatgcacttttttttctacagGCTTGTACAGAAAAGTGTGCGCCGCACAAATATTTGTAAGTTTTCCTTTAGACTGCATGGTAGAGGTGATTCACTAGGTTTTTACTAATGTTTTATTATCAGTGcttaactcacacacactgatccagagtgagagagagtgaaagagagagagagtgtgagtgatagagagagagagagagagagagagcgagagagagatgactCTGCAGGAGGAAGCCGGCGACTCCGCCCTGCCAGGTACAGCTCCTCTCCAGCCttacctgtgctgtgtgcctgAGGACCTCCGGCAGGAGAGAGAGTACCTGAGAACACAGGTGTTTCCTCACCTGGACTCGCTCTGCCGGGCCAGAGGCACCTGCTTCAAGCCCGTGGACCTGCGGTGGAGCAGAGAGACGagcacagaggaagagagggagggagagggagagggagagaggtatggagagagagaggaagagggacagagggacgaCCACTTCTTCTGTCCCCCACACCGCCGTCGCCTCTCCTCCCAGCAGCTGAAGATCTCCCTGGATCACattggccacgcccccttcttcctgtgcatgctgggacaccGCTACGGCCAGTGCAGGGCTGAGGGGTCACCACCGCTGCCCCCCACCGAGGAGGGGTGCGAGAGCCTGCCCCCCCTGGAGAGAAACCTGTACACAGCCAGCAGGGGCGGCTACCCCTGGGTCCTGGAGGCCCACAGCCAGGCCTGCAGCTTCATGGAGCTGGAGATCACCCAGGCCCTGCTCTCACACGCGCCTGGAACCAGCTTCTTCTACTTCCGCGACTACTCCttcagggaggaggaggaggaggacggagaGCAGCGGGCGCTGCTGCTGAGCGTATGGAGCAGCCAGTCGGAGTAcgagaggaggaagatgagggagCTGAAGGGCAGGATTGTGGACGGCTGTCTGCCTGTCAGGTTCTTCAGGAGCCTGTCAGAGCTGGGACACCTGGTCAGCACAGACTGGACCCGCATCATCGACCAGCTTTTCCCGCTCGACACGCATCACAGAGACCTGGGTCAGTGTGCATTTTCTGTATTATAAatacatgtttcttttttttttttttttaatgatatctattttcatacagaaaattttaaaaatccaactCACCAATTTTTCAGGACTTTAAAGGACATTTTCACAGCCAggtgctgctgtgtttcaggcGAGCAGGGCTTGTTTGAGCACTGGGGCCATGAGAGCATCGTGGAGGCCCTGTGCCGCAGGTTTGTCCCCTGGGCCCAAGCTGAGCAGGTGTTAGAGAGCCTCGACGCGTTTGCACTCTCCGCCACCTGCGTCTCCGAGCCTCGCCCCACAGCACCGCTCCCGAACCCGCCGGAGCCTGGTCCCACAGCACCGCTCCCAAACCCGCCGGAGCCTCGGGGACACAGGTGAGGTGCTGAGGGGGAGCTCAGTGGCTCTGAGCCAGGACAGGAGATGCCTGATGATCTAGAGACTCTcgtttcctctctcctcagcgaGCGAGGCAACAGCGAGAGCCACAACTCCATCCTCCTACTCTGTGGAGCAAGGGGTTGTGGGAAGTCGAGTCTGGCCGCCTGGTGGCTCCGGCAATTCCGGAAAAAGAACCCTGGAATCCCGGTCGTTCCGCACTTCCCGGGATTCTGCTCCTCCAGCGCGGACGCCAGGTCCCTGCTGAGGCGGAGCTCCGCTCTTCTTCGACGAGCTCACCATGGTAGCAAGAACATCCGAAACATGAGCCACTTCCTTTTAGCTTACATTACAATACTGTCCTGATACGGTCACTTTGTCCCTGTAGGTTGTTGATTGACAGCAGCATGCATGTTGTGCCTgtaggtgattgacagcagtgtggGTGTTGTACCTgtaggtgattgacagcagtgtggGTGTTGTGCCTgtaggtgattgacagcagtgtggGTGTTGTGCCTgtaggtgattgacagcagcatGCATGTTGTGCCTgtaggtgattgacagcagtgtggGTGTTGTACCTgtaggtgattgacagcagtgtggGTGTTGTACCTgtaggtgattgacagcagcatGCATGTTGTGCCTgtaggtgattgacagcagtgtggGTGTTGTACCTgtaggtgattgacagcagcatGCATGTTGTGCCTGTAGTTGATTGACAGCAGCATGCATGTTGTGCCTGTAGTTGATTGACAGTCGTGTGGGTGTTGTACCTGTAGGTGATTGGCAGCAGTGTGGGTGTTGTACCTGTAGGTGATTGGCAGCAGTGTGGGTGTTGTGCCTgtaggtgattgacagcagtgtggGTGTTGTGCCTgtaggtgattgacagcagcatGCATGTTGTGCCTgtaggtgattgacagcagtgtggGTGTTGTACCTgtaggtgattgacagcagtgtggGTGTTGTGCCTgtaggtgattgacagcagtgtggGTGTTGTGCCTgtaggtgattgacagcagcatGCATGTTGTGCCTgtaggtgattgacagcagtgtggGTGTTGTACCTgtaggtgattgacagcagtgtggGTGTTGTACCTgtaggtgattgacagcagcatGCATGTTGTGCCTgtaggtgattgacagcagtgtggGTGTTGTACCTgtaggtgattgacagcagcatGCATGTTGTGCCTGTAGTTGATTGACAGCAGCATGCATGTTGTGCCTGTAGTTGATTGACAGTCGTGTGGGTGTTGTACCTGTAGGTGATTGGCAGCAGTGTGGGTGTTGTACCTGTAGGTGATTGGCAGCAGTGTGGGTGTTGTACCTGTAGGTGATTGGCAGCAGTGTGGGTGTTGTACCTGTAGGTGATTGGCAGCAGTGTGGGTGTTGTACCTgtaggtgattgacagcagtgtggGTGTTGTACCTgtaggtgattgacagcagtgtggGTGTTGTGCCTGTAGTTGATTGACAGTCGTGTGGGTGTTGTACCTGTAGGTGATTGACAGTCGTGTGGGTGTTGTACCTGTAGTTGATTGACAGTCGTGTGGGTGTTGTACCTGTAGTTGATTGACAGCAGCATGCATGTTGTGCCTGTAGGTGCGCGGGCTCAGTGGAGTGAGCGGTGGGAGGAGAGGGTAGAGCTtgggcccctccccccggcagTTGAGGCCTTCTCTGCAGCCACTGCTCTTGGTCCCTGCGTTCTGGTTCTGGATGGACTGGATCAGCTGACTGCAACTCTGGGCCTCTCAGCACAGCAGGTATCAATCGAATGACAGATGAGGTCCTATCTAGTACGAGACATCCTAAGCATTACAACAgcttttgatgtttttgtttccagGTGAAAGAGCTACGGTGGCTTCCTGATGCTTTCCCTTCCCAGTGCAAGCTGATCGTCACCACCGCCTCCACAGACCTGTCCTACAAGTCTCTCACCTGTCGGAAGGACGTGCAGGTGCTGAActgccccagccaatcagatcccgcCATCAGGCGAAGCGTCCTGCTCAGGCACCTGGGCCTGCCCTGCATGAAGGTGCCGGAGCCAGTGCTgcagagcattgtgggaagaAAGCCGGCCCTCCCGCCGGCCTCGCTGGCGGTGCTGGGCAGCGAGCTGCGGACCTGCTGCGTCGCaagggatgaagaggaggaggaagagctgTTTGAGCGCTACCTGGAGACGGAAAGCTTGCCGGAGCTCTGGGCCCTGGTGATACGACGGTGGATCCGGGACTACAGCTGGGCTTCAGAGACGAGGACCAGGAACAGGAGGACAAAGCCTCCCCTCGAACCCGCAACCCCCCGTATGTTCATCCCCCCAGTACAGAGCCAGAGATACATTTATGTTGAATAAAATGATGAAAGCAGCGCTCACTTTTGCGTGCGCCATTCTAGCATCGTGCTAACACATCGTCGCgtacgctaatgctaacaccaGCATGATGCTAGGTGACGCATGCTAACGCTCCGCCCCTCTCCAGAGACGGGAGGCTGGGTGTGGGACGTCCTGTGCCTGCTGCACCTGTCCCGGGCTGGCCTGAGCAGGGAGGAGGTCCTGCACTCTCTGAGGCGTCTGGGGTACCGCAGGGTTCGGCGCGTCCTGCCGCAGCACTGGGCCCTCTTCTGCTCCGCCGCTGCGCCCTGGATCCGCGAGAGGCCCGACGGTCAGCTGACCTTCACCCACCAATCACTGGGCCAGGCTGTGGAGCTCCTCCTCCTGAGTGAGTGACAGGCAAGCTTGACACCGACGTGCCAGAGGGAATACTAGTGGTGTCAGAATATTTATGACACCAttgatatttttctattttcacatttcctCTGTGAAATTGTTCTAGGACCCAAGAGAACAGTGTCCCTGCTTAGGGGCATGTATGAAGTCTGGGGTGTGAAGATGGAATTTGCTTCTGTGAAATTTGTGATTATTTATAGCTCCAGGGCTGTAGAATGCCTTCCCTCCCACAGAAGCGACGAATTATGAAAGTTGTCGTGTCAGAATGGAAGAGGGGGCAGTTAGAACTGGAATAAAGGTGTGCAGTGATCCTATGAACAAAACACAGAGGCCCTATTGTTAGACACAACTAATCCCCGAGTTTAGAACTGGGATTAGTCTGACACTCAGATGAGTGCTGAGCGTTTGAAGGCTGATCACACCGCTGaccccgcgggggggggggggatgttccAGAGGCCGGGGGGAGCAGCAGGAAGGCGTACCGCCGGGTCCTGCTGGAGGGCTTTCAGAGTCGGGACCGTCCCGTCGGGAGCCGGGCCcgggtgctggaggaggtggcCTGGAGCCTGGAGCAGAGCAAGGCCTGGGGAGAGCTGCACTCCTACCtcactgatccagggtcagtgcttcactcattcacactgaGCCAGAGGCAGTGCTTAACTCACTCACACTGAGCCAGAGGCAGTGCTTAACTCACTcacactgatccagggtcagtgcttcactcattcacactgaGCCAGAGGCAGTGCTTAACTCACTCACACTGAGCCAGAGGCAGTGCTTAACTCACTCACACTGAGCCAGGGTCAGTGCTTCACTCATTAATAGACACATTTGGAAACAGGTAGAGATAATGTATACTGTTTCCTGCATCAGCACCATAGAGTTCCTGTCCAGGAGTCCAGCCCACTTTCAGCTGAAGACAGATGTGGTGAGGTGCTGGACACGGCTGGCCCAGGTGGGCTATGACCCCCCCACCTCGCTGCAGAGGCCGCTGGTCCTGGGACAGCGCTGTCCCACGCAGGACCCCACAGTCACAGGTAATGTGAACGCTGCTGCTCACCTGTAAGCCCACACCTGTGGTATCAGCGATGGAGGCAGGTGAGCGCAGTCTGCAGGTGCAGACgtttgtttctgtgctgttcGCAGGAGTCGCTGGGTCCGGGACGGAAGAGTCTGTCTCCAGCAGGACCTTCATTACCGAGGTGGAGGGAGATCGTGGAGGTAAACTCATCCCCTGTCCTGGGACTgttctttcctgttttatttttaataaagtttttGATTCATGGCCTTGTGACTCACTGTAGTGCAGATTTCTGTGCATAGTGTCACAGGACAGAAGGTGCCACAGCCCCAGGTGATACGCAGTGTGCTCATCTGGTTCAGGGCGGTTGGGATATGACGGACTGAGGCGCAGTCTTGCGTTTTATTCGTTCCTGCAGAGTTTGGCATTCTCCAGGAgccagaggtcaaaggtcggcTCATGGCCTTCTCCGCCGACGTCTTACTTTGTCTggggaaggttctggaagcagAGCAGACACTACTGCAGACGGAGGCTATTCTCATACAGGTGAAATTAGTGAAGACTTCACATCACATTGAGGAGTAGACCACCATTATCCCCACAGTATCATTATATTCTGGTGGCTCATACAGGGCTTTCTACTGTGCAATAAACAACTACAGCAAAACAGAAGTATTTTTGCTGACTAGTTTTAGCAAATCTATGGTAATAGATGGTATTTTTTGTCCTTTAATTTCTAGCGATTGACTACTCTGATTTTCCTTCAGATTAGTAATTCTCAATCTTCAATGGATCGTTAATcctgctaaaataaaaatattaataataatttgaaatgaaggAATGCCACTTCTTTATACAATTCAAAATAATGGGAAAACggtaaaaatagaaagaaataaacatttaaaagccAAATGTCCTGTAATTTCCCCTAATTAAGGCTGGTTAAAGCCTGTGTTTATGGTGAAATGGATCGTCTGTTCTGTCCATGCAGGCTGACGGGCCAGAGAGTGGAGCTGCAGTTACAGCCACACTGCTGCATGTCCAGCACAGCCTGGCAGACCTCTGCATGCTCATGCACCAGCTCCACAGAGCAGAGAACTACACCCGCAGGGCTCTGGAGTCCGCACAGCGCCTCATAAACGCACACCCACAGGAAGCAGGGGATGCACACGACGCACTTCCACAGGAAGCAGGGGACGCACACGACGCACATCCACAGGAAGCAGGGGACGCACATTTACCAAATCCACAGGAAGCAGGGAAGGCACATCCACAGGAAGCAGGGGACGCACGTTTACCAAATCCACAGGAAGCAGGGGATGCACATCCACAGGAAGCAGGGGATGCACAACGCACCAGAGGTACTCTTCCCGCGGCCAGGGCAGCCATTTATTCAGTCCTTCAAAAAAGTTTTCAGGAAAAACTCTTGGCTCTACCCTAATCATTTTCAACTGCTTGTGCCGCTGCTTCCacataatttaatgtaaattcaGTACAGCTTGCCAATTGCTGCCCTCTGGCGGTGAAATTCTACAACTGCATTAGTTGCTCAATCATGGCTCCCGCCACGCAAAATGGCCAAGATTTGAAATGAGCAGATTTTGTAATTTCAACGACATTGAAacgcaggttttgtttttttttaggtttctgAAAGCTAACGCGGTACCGatgcacaacacaacaacaatttatttttgggaaTGAGCTGGAAACAGCCACAAGCCACTTTCGTTTCAACAACTGCACAACACAACAGCTATTGCTAACtagacaggtacacacaggctAACGTTATGGAATAGGTTGGAGAATTCAACGTCCATTTATGCTCATTTTACTAAGCTAACAGGTATTAGCTTATTATCTGCATTATCAACAAGACAACTGCTATTTTAAAAGCTCCGAGTTTGGCTAGCTTGTGATGTTTTCCCTACAATAACTAGAAAATGTTAGCAAACGGCTTTAGCAAAAATCTTTACGCACAAATAGCACGTAGCTCGAAAGTCATATTTTAGCTAAATATAGCAAATCTTTAGACATGAGCCTATCAAGGTTATTCAGACTAATGAGACCACAGATAACGGCAGGCTGCAGAAAGCGAAATGTAATCATAGAATGTTATTTTCGGTCTTGCTACTGAGCTTAACTGTCGAAAAGAAGGGTAGCCAAGTTAGCCAACTCTGCGTCACTTTCCAGCCCACTTAACTCCCTCGGCCTTTCCACAAGCTTTATCACGACACTTTTGCAAACAAATGCCGGGGTTTAGTAATGGTATGGGCCTAGATGGGCTCGCTGGTGTAGCCCTACGCTAACTAACGTAACTAGCACCTGTAACTCAATCTGTACAACCTGTTCTTGTCGATTGCCCTCTAGTGGAGAAATTCTACAACTGCATTATCTGCTGAAATATGGCAAAAAGCAGAACTCGTAGAAATGAACGAGCACCACTACTCAATTTCTGCCCTCTTGTGGCGAAATTCTATAACTGCATTGTCGGCTCAATTCTCAGGCAAACGAGTGGTTCTCAAtggctgccctctagtggtaaaaTTTTATACCTGCAATAGTCACGCAATCGCagccaaaaatgtcaaatttaagAGGTTTGTACTTTAAATCTGATGGTTCAAGTGGAAACACCAGTCTTCGGAATAGTTTTcatacaattacaattttatttcactcttacatttttatgaaaaccTGTATTTTGCCCTCTTAGTCATGTGTGGGCTGTTTTTCCTGCAGGTCTGTTACTCTGCAAGCTGTGCCAGCTGCTGCTAATGATTGGCTGTGCTGATGAAGTCCCTGGGATCCTGAAGGAGAtcagagctgtcaatcatgcGGGGACACACCCCTGTGCCGAGGCCACAGTGAAGTTACTGCAGGGACTCAATGAGTGAGAACTCCACTCTGCCCGAGCGCAAATCAGACTGTagattttcatgattttttccATAGttttacacacagatacaatttTTGTTCTGTGCCTCCAAATATTGTGGGTactatttttttacatttcttaaacATTGTAATTTTACAAACATGCGGTACAAAATATGACTTAGTACTCTACAAAAAACAATAGATTTACAGAATGACTATGATCTGTATTACCCACAGTTCACCAACAGGGGGAGACATCAGACAAAATTTCCATAGACGGCAGCATGAATCACGCATCTTAAATTTAGCTAGGGTTAGGTCACTCATGCTCATTCTAAAAATATAGTCACTTGACTGGACTGCACTACAGGAAACTCAGCCTACACAGTCTGTGCATTTAATATCAGCGTCCAGGCCCACAGCAGGCCCGCTTAATTCAGTTTGGGAAACAGATCACTATgccattattcatatttatattcattcgTATCGGGTTCAAAAGACCAGGGCAGGAGTTTAATCAGATCGCTCTAGCacattaatctcattaatgctTCCAGTGGCCCCTTGGATGGAAAGGAGACCTGCACTTTTGCGTCTGTCCTTAGTTCTGACCTGGTGCAGCCTCAGGAGCCCAGTCACTGAATCAGACTATCAGACAGTGCAGACTCACACAGTCATTCGCGCTTTAGTTTAGACACGCATGAAGAGCATTCATACTGCGCTGTCAGGCCCAGCAGTCACTGTGCTGCCCTTGACTGATGGCCACGCCCACTTTTACACTTCAGATCAGTGTTACtgagggagcagggagagggggagagggttagggtgaaggagagagggagagagttagggtgaaggagagagggagagggttagggtgaaggagagagggagagagtgatggagaagggagggaggaaggtcGCAGACATAAACACATGCCTGTCTGTGTTGAAGGCTGGTTCAGGGGAATGCTGCTGCCGCTGAACGCTGCTTTCGGGCAGCTCTGGCCACTAGGAGGCGCTGGTACGGCCCAGATCATCAGCTGGTGGCAGAGGTGGAGGAACACCTGGCCGACGTTCTGGCGGGAAACGGCTGGGAGACGGAGTAAGCATAacatctctcttcctcctcttcatcatcatcctcctcatGTGCTGCTGTCAGGGCTCAGAGCCTGGAGAGTTCCCCCGCCTccatctgtgatgtcacaatgggagCAGCGCAGCAGGACGGCTTTGATCTTTCCCCAGGGTCTGCAGGGGGGAAGCAGTGGAACTCTACAGACACGTGATCCAGGTCAAagggcaggaggcggggctctACCCACCGACATCACCACTGGCGTGGCCAACAGGATGCAGCCTCGCAGTCACCCTGGTCAAACAAGGTGGGAACGAAGTACAAAATCTCCCCTCCTGATTTCAGCCTGTTTGTGTGGAAGGACCAGATTTTGCCTGCACGGTTTCCCATTGCCAAATAGGCCAGTGCTGAAAGGTTTTTGCCAGTTTGTTAATGAATTATTAGGAGCAGGGACAGCGTGTGCAGCactggtgcatgtgtgtgtgtgagtgtgcgtgtgcgtgtgtgagtatgtgtgtgtgagagagtgtgtgtgtgagagtgtgtgtgtgtgtgtgtgtgtgtgtgagtgtgtgtgagtgtgccccCTTTTCCTCCCCTAACGTGTATTTGGTCCCTCTTTGACAGGTGAACTGCTCCTGGGGGACTGCAGCCCTGTGGAAAGGAGGGAGGCCCTCGGTCTCTTGGAGAGGGCCCTGGACCTGAGAGTGCGCCTGTTGAGCCCAGACCACCAGCTcaccagagagacagcagagtaAGGCTTCATTAGCCCAGCTGCACTGTGGCTACTCTAGATCACATTCATAAACTGGAGGTCAGCAGGCTTTTCTGAGCTGACTGGTGTGAGGCAGAACTGCCCCTGACCCTGGGCAACACAAGGCTGAAGAGAAGCTTCTTTTTCTGCTCACAGGGTCttaaggt harbors:
- the LOC118219241 gene encoding tetratricopeptide repeat protein 41 yields the protein MTLQEEAGDSALPGTAPLQPYLCCVPEDLRQEREYLRTQVFPHLDSLCRARGTCFKPVDLRWSRETSTEEERGLSSQQLKISLDHIGHAPFFLCMLGHRYGQCRAEGSPPLPPTEEGCESLPPLERNLYTASRGGYPWVLEAHSQACSFMELEITQALLSHAPGTSFFYFRDYSFREEEEEDGEQRALLLSVWSSQSEYERRKMRELKGRIVDGCLPVRFFRSLSELGHLVSTDWTRIIDQLFPLDTHHRDLGEQGLFEHWGHESIVEALCRRFVPWAQAEQVLESLDAFALSATCVSEPRPTAPLPNPPEPGPTAPLPNPPEPRGHSERGNSESHNSILLLCGARGCGKSSLAAWWLRQFRKKNPGIPVVPHFPGFCSSSADARSLLRRSSALLRRAHHGARAQWSERWEERVELGPLPPAVEAFSAATALGPCVLVLDGLDQLTATLGLSAQQVKELRWLPDAFPSQCKLIVTTASTDLSYKSLTCRKDVQVLNCPSQSDPAIRRSVLLRHLGLPCMKVPEPVLQSIVGRKPALPPASLAVLGSELRTCCVARDEEEEEELFERYLETESLPELWALVIRRWIRDYSWASETRTRNRRTKPPLEPATPQTGGWVWDVLCLLHLSRAGLSREEVLHSLRRLGYRRVRRVLPQHWALFCSAAAPWIRERPDGQLTFTHQSLGQAVELLLLKAGGSSRKAYRRVLLEGFQSRDRPVGSRARVLEEVAWSLEQSKAWGELHSYLTDPGTIEFLSRSPAHFQLKTDVVRCWTRLAQVGYDPPTSLQRPLVLGQRCPTQDPTVTGVAGSGTEESVSSRTFITEVEGDRGEFGILQEPEVKGRLMAFSADVLLCLGKVLEAEQTLLQTEAILIQADGPESGAAVTATLLHVQHSLADLCMLMHQLHRAENYTRRALESAQRLINAHPQEAGDAHDALPQEAGDAHDAHPQEAGDAHLPNPQEAGKAHPQEAGDARLPNPQEAGDAHPQEAGDAQRTRGLLLCKLCQLLLMIGCADEVPGILKEIRAVNHAGTHPCAEATVKLLQGLNELVQGNAAAAERCFRAALATRRRWYGPDHQLVAEVEEHLADVLAGNGWETEVCRGEAVELYRHVIQVKGQEAGLYPPTSPLAWPTGCSLAVTLVKQGELLLGDCSPVERREALGLLERALDLRVRLLSPDHQLTRETAEVLRSEVSGSGRPRSRLSPERRLTAKRSSSRSPGNRKEKDQSCVLVDTPSPILNWNQNRNRWSQRPWTACHTSVFGPQSSIRDLDPAARVGSPDRVLHKSAWFHLPGQYPIKHPERQIRPKTITHPERQIRPKTITHPERQIRPKTITHPERQIHPKTITHPERQIRPKTITHKERKTPPNTITHPERQIHPNTITHPERQIHPNTITHPERQIHPNTITHPERQIHPNTITHPERQIHPKTITHPDRQIHPNTITHPERQIHPNTITHPERQIHPNTITHPETQIHPNTITHPERQTDMALHIQTGGQIGTCKLDRSSDAQ